A genome region from Vicinamibacterales bacterium includes the following:
- the folE gene encoding GTP cyclohydrolase I FolE yields MRNLVRAILAELGEDPMRDGLTRTPERVERSLKFLTSGYESDVKTVLNGALFDVDYSEMVIVKDIDFYSLCEHHLLPFFGKCHVAYVPRDKVIGLSKIPRLVEVFSRRLQVQERLTNQIADTIRATLKPLGVAVVLEATHLCMSMRGVQKQNSIAVTSAMLGVLRDDARTRMEFLELIRHRGNSTSWSATIDQGVSCVTEEV; encoded by the coding sequence ATGCGTAACCTCGTACGAGCGATACTGGCTGAGCTAGGTGAGGACCCGATGCGTGACGGGCTGACGCGCACACCGGAAAGGGTTGAGCGGTCACTGAAGTTCTTGACGTCTGGCTATGAGTCCGACGTGAAGACTGTGCTTAACGGTGCGCTTTTTGATGTTGACTATAGCGAGATGGTAATTGTGAAGGACATTGATTTCTATTCGCTGTGCGAGCATCACCTGCTCCCGTTTTTCGGGAAGTGTCACGTGGCCTATGTTCCGCGTGACAAGGTTATCGGCCTTAGTAAGATACCCCGACTCGTCGAAGTGTTTAGCCGACGGTTGCAAGTCCAGGAGCGATTGACTAATCAGATCGCTGATACCATTCGTGCAACACTCAAGCCGCTAGGCGTGGCTGTCGTTCTTGAGGCTACCCATCTCTGTATGTCGATGCGGGGGGTCCAGAAACAGAATTCCATAGCGGTGACGAGTGCAATGCTCGGGGTGTTGCGCGATGATGCACGGACCCGGATGGAATTCTTGGAGCTTATTCGTCATCGCGGCAACTCGACGTCGTGGAGTGCGACGATCGATCAAGGAGTGTCCTGTGTCACGGAGGAAGTCTGA
- a CDS encoding acetyl-CoA C-acetyltransferase: MEADDVVIVGAARTPIGKYGGGLRRVHPVELGATAAKGALIRAGIDAASVDEVWFGHARQAGSGPNPARQVGHRAGLPHTVPAQTVNKACASGLQAIASGAQAIALGEADVVLVGGIESMSRMPYLIDAENARWGHRMGNVELVDAMYRDGFCCPLSELMMGETVELLARQYAISRKDSDLYALESQQRAEAAIAAGYFDAEIVPVEVTDRKSNVTLVTRDEHPRTGVTLESLRKLEPVFEVEGHQGIITAGSASGITDGGAALVLVSASHAKLLGCRPLARIAGWASAGVDPKIMGIGPVPAMQKLFGRLQQSVDDYDLVELNEAFAAQVLAVLRDMPIARDRLNVNGGAIALGHPIGCTGARIVVTLLHELKRRNATRGLATLCVSGGMGMAMALERDQT, translated from the coding sequence ATGGAAGCGGACGATGTTGTTATCGTAGGTGCCGCCAGGACGCCAATCGGCAAGTATGGTGGAGGGCTACGAAGGGTTCACCCGGTCGAACTGGGTGCGACGGCGGCTAAGGGAGCGTTAATTCGGGCCGGGATTGACGCTGCCAGTGTGGACGAGGTGTGGTTTGGCCACGCGCGGCAGGCTGGGTCAGGGCCGAACCCGGCCCGGCAGGTCGGTCACCGTGCTGGTTTGCCCCACACCGTACCCGCGCAAACCGTTAATAAGGCGTGTGCGTCTGGCCTGCAGGCAATTGCCAGCGGTGCCCAGGCGATCGCTCTGGGCGAGGCCGATGTGGTTCTGGTCGGTGGCATCGAATCAATGAGCCGGATGCCATATCTGATCGATGCCGAGAACGCCCGGTGGGGACACCGGATGGGTAATGTTGAACTCGTCGATGCCATGTACCGTGACGGTTTCTGCTGTCCACTGTCCGAATTGATGATGGGAGAGACGGTTGAGTTGCTGGCCCGTCAGTATGCTATTTCGCGTAAGGATTCTGACCTTTACGCGCTTGAGAGCCAGCAGCGGGCCGAGGCTGCGATAGCCGCAGGGTATTTCGACGCTGAGATTGTACCGGTCGAGGTAACAGATCGAAAGAGCAACGTAACGTTGGTGACTCGCGATGAACATCCGCGAACTGGTGTGACTCTCGAATCGCTACGAAAACTTGAGCCAGTCTTCGAAGTTGAGGGTCACCAGGGCATCATTACTGCTGGCTCGGCGTCTGGAATCACCGATGGCGGTGCAGCGCTGGTATTGGTCAGTGCGTCGCACGCGAAGTTGCTCGGCTGCCGGCCACTTGCACGGATCGCCGGGTGGGCAAGCGCAGGTGTCGACCCGAAAATCATGGGTATTGGACCGGTGCCGGCGATGCAGAAGCTATTTGGGCGATTGCAGCAATCCGTCGACGACTATGACCTTGTGGAGCTGAACGAAGCGTTCGCGGCACAGGTGCTCGCGGTATTACGTGACATGCCGATTGCCCGCGATCGGCTCAACGTTAACGGTGGCGCGATTGCACTCGGCCATCCGATCGGCTGTACAGGTGCGCGGATCGTTGTGACGCTCCTTCACGAACTTAAACGGCGCAACGCAACCCGAGGCCTTGCCACGTTATGCGTCAGCGGTGGTATGGGCATGGCTATGGCGTTGGAGCGGGACCAAACCTAA